A single Xenopus laevis strain J_2021 chromosome 3S, Xenopus_laevis_v10.1, whole genome shotgun sequence DNA region contains:
- the trpm7.S gene encoding transient receptor potential cation channel subfamily M member 7 isoform X5: protein MSQKSWIENSFTKRECTYIIPSSKDPHRCLPGCQICQQLVRCCCGRLVRQHACFTASVATKYSDVKQGEQVNEELEEWSVEKHTEESPTDAYGVINFQGGSHSYRAKYVRLSYDSKPEAILQLMLKEWQMELPKLVISVHGGMQKFELHPRIKQLIGKGLIKAAVTTGAWILTGGVNAGVAKHVGDALKEHASRSSRKICTIGIAPWGVIENRNDLVGRDVMAPYQTLLNPLSKLNVLNNLHSHFILVDDGTVGKYGAEVHLRRELEKTINLQRIHARIGQGVPVVALIFEGGPNVILTVLEYLQESPPVPVVVCEGTGRAADILAYVHKQTEEGGTLPEGADLEIISTIKKTFNFSQSEAIHLFQTTMECMKSKELITVFHVGSDEHQDIDVAILTALLKGTNASALDQLVLTLAWDRVDIAKNHVFVYGQQWLVGSLEKAMLDALVMDRVAFVKLLIENGVSMHKFLTIPRLEELYNTKQGPTNPTLFHLVRDVKQGNLPPGYKITLIDVGLVIEFLMGGTYRCIYTRKRFRIIYNNIQGGNRRSGRNTSSNTPQMRKNHESFGNRADKKEKMRHNQFIKTAQPYKLKQDVSADDSKKKNTKEEIVDIDDPEMKRFQYPFNELLVWSVLMKRQKMSLFFWQHGEESMAKALVACKLCRTMAYEAKQSDVVDEIAEEFKEHSSEFGQLAVDLLDQAFRQDETMAMKLLTYELKNWSNSTCLKLAVSSRLRPLVAHTCTQMLLSDMWMGRLNMRKNSWYKVILSILVPPTILMLEYKTKAEMAHIPQSQDALQMAMDDSENNFQNLPENIAMNVFREVRPFDTMDVKHEIETQAKPRKLPITQKFYAFYHAPIVKFWFNTLAYLGFLMLFTFVVLVKMESLPSVQEWIVISYIFTSAVEKIREIFMSEAGKINQKVKVWFGDYFNITDTIAIITFFIGCGLRLGAYRDMPEDQLKDDYKYLESISLAGRLTYCLNIIFWYVRLLDFLAVNQQAGPYVMMIGKMVSNMFYIVVIMAVVLLSFGVPRQAILYRQEEPSWPLARNIVFQPYWMIFGEVYAYEIDVCANNSVEKELCDIGTWLTPFLQAVYLFVQYIIMVNLLIAFFNNVYFEVKAISHIVWKYQRYHFIMAYHEKPVLPPPLIILSHLASLFGFVCKRRKKDKTSHGPKLFLTEEDQKKLHDFEEQCVETYFNEKDDKFHLGSEERIRVTSERVEQMCVQIKEVGDRVNYIKRSLHSLDTQIGHLQDLSALTVDTLKTLTAQKASEASKVHNEITRELSISKHLGQTMVDDGPLRSLRKKHSVGNFFGSSFPQGNQESNSNLIFNISLRNESNIQGKKTGDEFCFPYQRENLNIPEAGPSGSALLPSKDCPTDVMENTEGTESLTDNQIVDNFASSEPKSASGMATFFVSTPTQPNSASQLELEPKMEKYINQRAAREVESIEFGAFVGHRDSMIMHKYKEPEYKNKEDANPTDMQAIAQAVPSLKQVRSCAGFMDLGTISCSSQLNKLHSSSSSRRVSLIEDSNLEETKETFLTNWLHAHSSSTSKAKPPEDDAFNAIGSPFKPIVDINYCYSAVERNNLMRLAQSIPFTPVPPKGELVTVYRLEESSPNMLNNSMSSWSQTGLCAKIEFLSKEEMGGGLRRAVKVVCTWSENDILKAGHLYIIKSFHPEVVNTWLGVYKEDTVLHLSLKEIQQQRAAQKMTFAFNAMKPKSIPYSPRFLEVFLLYCHSAGQWFAIEECMTGEFRKYNNNNGDESIPTNMLEETMLAFSHWTFEYTRGELLVLDLQGVGENLTDPSVIKSGEKRSSDMVFGPANLGDDAIKNFRAKHHCNSCCRKLKLPDLRRNDYTPDKVTFAQEESTDSSTDPDNFTKESKNSLRLML from the exons TCCCAGAAATCTTGGATAGAAAATTCTTTCACCAAGAGGGAATGTACCTACATAATTCCAAGCTCAAAAGATCCACACAG ATGCCTTCCAGGATGCCAGATTTGCCAGCAACTTGTGAG ATGTTGCTGTGGCCGCCTGGTCAGACAACACGCTTGTTTCACTGCAAGTGTTGCTACAAAGTACTCCGATGTAAAACAAGGTGAACAGGTCAATGAAGAGTTAGAAGAATGGTCAGTAGAAAAACACACAGAAGAAAGTCCAACAGATGCCTATGGTGTCATAAATTTTCAAGGTGGCTCACATTCGTATAGAGCAAAG taTGTGAGGTTATCTTATGACTCCAAGCCTGAGGCTATTTTACAACTGATGCTAAAGGAATGGCAGATGGAGTTGCCAAAACTTGTCATCTCAGTTCATGGTGGAATGCAAAAATTTGAACTTCATCCCCGTATCAAGCAGTTAATTGGTAAAGGTCTCATTAAAGCTGCAGTGACCACAGGAGCCTGGATTTTAACTGGTGGAGTTAATGCTG GGGTAGCTAAACATGTTGGAGATGCACTTAAAGAACATGCATCAAGGTCATCCCGAAAGATTTGCACCATTGGCATTGCTCCATGGGGAGTAATTGAAAACCGCAATGATCTTGTTGGAAGAGAT GTGATGGCTCCATATCAGACTCTCTTAAACCCACTGAGTAAACTCAATGTTTTGAACAATCTCCATTCACATTTCATACTTGTGGATGATGGAACAGTTGGAAAATATGGCGCTGAAGTCCATTTAAGAAGGGAATTggaaaaaacaattaatttgcaACGCATCCATGCAC GAATTGGCCAGGGAGTCCCAGTAGTGGCTTTGATATTTGAAGGAGGTCCCAATGTCATCCTCACTGTTCTGGAATATCTTCAAGAAAGTCCACCTGTGCCAGTTGTTGTGTGCGAAGGCACTGGGAGAGCTGCAGACATACTGGCTTATGTACACAAACAAACCGAAGAGGGAGG AACCTTACCAGAAGGGGCTGATTTAGAAATCATTTCCACCATCAAGAAGACTTTTAACTTCAGCCAGTCTGAAGCCATCCATCTTTTTCAGACCACAATGGAGTGCATGAAAAGCAAAGAACTT ATAACAGTATTTCACGTTGGATCAGATGAGCACCAGGACATTGATGTTGCAATACTTACAGCACTGCTAAAAG GCACAAATGCTTCTGCTTTGGACCAGTTAGTGCTTACACTGGCATGGGACAGAGTTGACATTGCTAAAAACCATGTTTTTGTCTATGGACAACAATGGCTG GTTGGGTCCCTGGAAAAAGCCATGCTGGATGCACTTGTAATGGACAGAGTTGCATTTGTCAAGCTTCTTATAGAAAATGGGGTCAGCATGCACAAATTCCTAACAATCCCCCGTTTGGAAGAGCTGTATAATACC aaaCAAGGTCCTACTAACCCAACTCTGTTTCACCTAGTCCGAGATGTAAAACag gGAAATCTTCCTCCAGGGTATAAAATTACATTGATTGATGTTGGACTTGTTATTGAGTTCTTGATGGGTGGAACATACAGATGCATTTATACAAGGAAACGCTTTCGAATTATTTACAACAATATACAAGGTGGCAATCGG AGATCTGGAAGAAACACTTCAAGCAATACACCACAGATGAGGAAAAATCACGAATCATTTGGAAACAGGGCtgacaaaaaagagaaaatgagacATAATCAGTTCATCAAAACAGCACAGCCTTACAAGCTAAAG CAGGATGTCTCTGCAGAtgatagtaaaaagaaaaataccaaAGAAGAAATTGTTGATATTGATGACCCTGAAATGAAACGATTTCAATATCCTTTCAATGAACTGTTGGTTTGGTCTGTGCTAATGAAGAGGCAAAAAATGTCACTTTTCTTTTGGCAACATGGAGAGGAATCCATGGCAAAAGCATTGGTTGCATGCAAATTGTGTCGGACCATGGCATATGAAGCAAAACAAAGTGATGTTGTGGATGAGATTGCCGAAGAATTTAAGGAGCATTCAAG TGAATttggacagctggctgttgaccTCTTAGATCAGGCATTCAGACAAGATGAAACCATGGCAATGAAGCTTCTTACCTATGAGCTAAAAAACTGGAGCAACTCTACCTGCTTAAAGCTTGCTGTATCCTCTCGACTCCGCCCATTAGTTGCTCACACTTGTACCCAAATGCTGCTTTCTGATATGTGGATGGGAAGGTTAAATATGCGAAAAAACTCCTGGTATAAG GTGATTTTAAGCATTTTGGTTCCACCTACAATCCTTATGCTTGAATATAAAACCAAGGCAGAAATGGCTCATATACCTCAGTCTCAAGATGCTCTTCAGATGGCAATGGATGACAGTGAAAACAACTTTCAGAATTTACCAGAAAACATAGCCATG AATGTATTCAGGGAGGTTCGGCCTTTTGATACTATGGATGTAAAGCATGAAATTGAGACCCAGGCTAAACCACGGAAACTTCCAATTACACAGAAATTTTATGCATTTTATCACGCTCCAATTGTGAAATTTTGGTTTAACACA cTGGCCTATCTAGGATTCCTTATGCTTTTCACATTTGTTGTTCTTGTCAAAATGGAATCATTGCCTTCAGTTCAGGAATGGATTGTGATATCTTATATTTTTACTTCTGCTGTTGAGAAAATTCGAGAG ATCTTTATGTCAGAGGCTGGTAAAATAAATCAGAAAGTTAAGGTGTGGTTTGGAGATTATTTTAACATTACCGACACAATTGCCATCATTACCTTCTTCATCGGATGTGGACTAAGGCTTGGGGCATATCGAGATATgcctgaagaccagttgaaagatGATTATAAATACCTTGAAAGCATTTCATTGGCTGGGAGACTTACATATTGTCTCAATATCATTTTTTGGTATGTCAGGTTACTGGATTTTCTGGCTGTTAATCAGCAGGCTGGACCTTATGTTATGATGATAGGAAAAATG GTGTCTAACATGTTTTACATTGTTGTCATTATGGCTGTTGTGCTCTTGAGCTTCGGTGTTCCAAGACAAGCCATTCTGTACCGTCAAGAAGAGCCATCTTGGCCACTTGCAAGAAATATTGTTTTCCAGCCTTACTGGATGATCTTTGGTGAGGTATATGCTTATGAAATAGACg tttgtgccaACAACTCAGTGGAAAAAGAACTCTgtgatattggaacatggctaaCACCCTTCCTCCAAGCTGTCTACCTCTTTGTTCAGTATATCATCATGGTGAATCTTCTCATCGCGTTTTTTAA TAACGTGTACTTTGAAGTAAAGGCCATTTCACACATTGTGTGGAAATACCAACGTTATCACTTCATTATGGCTTACCACGAGAAACCTGTTCTTCCTCCACCTTTAATTATTCTCAGTCATTTGGCTTCCTTGTTTGGCTTTGtatgcaaaagaagaaaaaaagacaaaacttcaCATGGACCAA AATTATTCCTAACAGAAGAAGACCAAAAGAAACTTCATGATTTTGAGGAGCAGTGTGTGGAgacttattttaatgaaaaagatgaCAAATTCCATTTGGGTAGTGAAGAAAGAATCCGTGTTACATCTGAAAG GGTGGAGCAGATGTGTGTTCAGATTAAAGAAGTTGGAGATCGAGTAAACTACATTAAGCGTTCATTGCACTCCTTGGATACGCAGATTGGTCATCTGCAGGATCTGTCTGCTCTCACTGTGGACACTTTAAAAACTCTAACTGCACAGAAAGCATCTGAGGCCAGCAAAGTTCACAATGAAATAACACGAGAGTTAAGCATTTCAAAACATCTGGGACAGACCATGGTAGATGATGGACCCTTGCGTTCTTTGAGGAAGAAGCATAGTGTTGGAAATTTCTTTGGCTCTTCTTTTCCACAGGGGAATCAAGAAAGCAATAGTAATCTTATTTTTAATATCTCTTTGAGAAACGAGAGTAACATTCAAGGCAAGAAAACTGGAGATGAGTTCTGTTTTCCGTATCAgagagaaaatttaaatattcCAGAGGCTGGTCCATCTGGAAGTGCCTTACTTCCTAGCAAAGACTGTCCTACAGATGTGATGGAAAATACAGAGGGAACAGAATCTCTTACAGATAATCAAATAGTTGACAATTTTGCTAGTAGTGAGCCAAAGTCTGCATCAGGAATGGCTACATTTTTTGTAAGCACACCAACCCAACCAAATTCAGCAAGCCAACTAGAACTGGAACCGAAAATGGAGAAGTATATAAATCAAAGGGCTGCAAGAGAAGTGGAGAGTATAGAATTTGGAGCATTTGTtg GTCACAGAGACAGTATGATTATGCATAAATATAAAGAACCTGAATACAAAAACAAGGAAGATGCAAATCCAACTGATATG CAGGCAATTGCACAAGCTGTTCCTAGTTTAAAGCAAGTGAGGTCTTGTGCTGGTTTTATGGATCTCGGCACAATATCCTGTTCCTCACAGTTAAACAAGT tgcacagcagcagcagtagtaggaGGGTGTCCTTAATAGAAGATTCTAATTTAGAAGAAACCAAAGAAACCTTTCTAACG AACTGGCTTCACGCTCATTCCTCTTCCACAAGCAAGgcaaa accTCCTGAAGATGATGCATTTAATG ccattGGCTCTCCATTTAAACCAATTGTGGACATCAACTACTGTTATTCAG CTGTTGAGAGAAATAATTTGATGCGACTTGCCCAGAGCATTCCCTTCACTCCTGTACCTCCAAAAG GAGAGTTGGTCACTGTATATCGGCTGGAAGAGAGCTCCCCAAACATGTTGAACAACAGTATGTCGTCCTGGTCGCAAACGGGACTGTGTGCCAAAATAGAGTTCCTCAGTAAGGAGGAGATGGGTGGGGGACTGAGGCGCGCAGTGAAAGTGGTCTGCACTTGGTCTGAGAATGATATCCTGAAAGCCGGTCACTTGTATATCATCAAGTCATTCCATCCGGAAGTTGTTAATACTTGGTTAGGGGTATACAAAGAAGATACAGTTCTCCACCTCTCCCTTAAA GAAATCCAGCAGCAGAGGGCAGCACAGAAGATGACATTTGCTTTCAATGCTATGAAGCCAAAGTCCATCCCATATTCCCCAAG GTTTCTTGAGGTTTTTCTTTTATACTGTCACTCAGCTGGACAGTGGTTTGCGATTGAAGAATGCATGACTGGAGAGTTCCGAAAATATAACAACAACAATGGGGATGAAAGTATACCAACCAATATGCTTGAGGAAACCATGTTGGCTTTCAGTCACTGGACCTTTGAATACACAAGAGGGGAGCTTCTGGTCTTGGATCTACAAG gTGTTGGGGAAAATTTAACAGACCCATCAGTTATAAAATCTGGAGAAAAGAG GTCATCCGATATGGTGTTTGGACCAGCAAATTTAGGAGATGATGCCATCAAAAACTTCCGTGCTAAACACCACTGCAATTCTTGTTGCCGAAAGCTTAAACTTCCCG ACCTAAGGAGGAACGACTACACACCTGATAAAGTGACATTCGCTCAGGAGGAAAGTACAGACTCTTCTACAGATCCTGATAACTTCACCAAAGAATCGAAAAACTCTCTCCGTCTGATGTTGTAA